In Triticum aestivum cultivar Chinese Spring chromosome 5B, IWGSC CS RefSeq v2.1, whole genome shotgun sequence, the following proteins share a genomic window:
- the LOC123115096 gene encoding putative ripening-related protein 4, translating into MANLKKLLAMFALLMFLSHLRVHGVSVSVGSSANVTIESSHSRGRCHISGFLHGKSGDCNRDHGSVCCKDGHRYPQFRCSPPVSADTPAILTLNSFARGGDGGGKSFCDNRFHKDTELVVALSTGWLRLDGKRRCNKMIRINGNGRAVLAKVVDECDSVYGCDAEHNFEPPCPYNDVDASPAVWKALGLKEAIGVFKITWSDVTWINQYILTNAQAQIADLQATCHISGFLHGKSGDCNRDHGSVCCKDGHRYPQFRCSPPVSADTPAILTLNSFARGGDGGGKSFCDNRFHKDTELVVALSTGWLRLDGKRRCNKMIRINGNGRAVLAKVVDECDSVYGCDAEHNFEPPCPYNDVDASPAVWKALGLKEAIGVFKITWSDV; encoded by the exons ATGGCTAACTTGAAGAAGCTACTAGCTATGTTTGCTCTCTTGATGTTCCTGTCACACCTCCGTGTCCATGGCGTCTCCGTGTCCGTGGGTAGTAGCGCGAACGTTACTATAGAGAGCAGCCATAGTCGCGGCAGGTGCCATATCAGTGGCTTCCTGCATGGTAAATCCGGCGACTGCAACAGGGATCACGGCTCGGTCTGCTGTAAAGACGGTCACCGCTACCCGCAATTCAGGTGCTCGCCCCCGGTGTCGGCCGACACGCCAGCGATCCTAACTCTGAACAGCTTCGCAcgaggtggagacggcggcggcaaATCGTTCTGCGACAACCGCTTCCACAAGGACACCGAGCTGGTGGTGGCGCTGTCCACGGGGTGGCTGCGCCTGGACGGCAAGCGCAGGTGCAACAAGATGATCCGCATAAACGGGAACGGGCGTGCTGTCCTGGCCAAGGTCGTCGACGAGTGCGACTCGGTGTACGGCTGCGACGCCGAGCACAACTTCGAGCCACCGTGCCCATACAACGACGTAGACGCGTCACCAGCCGTGTGGAAGGCGCTGGGGCTCAAGGAGGCGATTGGAGTGTTCAAGATCACATGGTCTGATGT AACATGGATCAACCAATATATCCTCACAAACGCACAAGCACAAATTGCAGATTTGCAAGCAAC GTGCCATATCAGTGGCTTCCTGCATGGTAAATCTGGCGACTGCAACAGGGATCACGGCTCGGTCTGCTGTAAAGACGGTCACCGCTACCCGCAATTCAGGTGCTCGCCCCCGGTGTCGGCCGACACGCCAGCGATCCTAACTCTGAACAGCTTCGCAcgaggtggagacggcggcggcaaATCGTTCTGCGACAACCGCTTCCACAAGGACACCGAGCTGGTGGTGGCGCTGTCCACGGGGTGGCTACGCCTGGACGGCAAGCGCAGGTGCAACAAGATGATCCGCATAAACGGGAACGGGCGTGCTGTGCTGGCCAAGGTCGTCGACGAGTGCGACTCGGTGTACGGCTGCGACGCCGAGCACAACTTCGAGCCACCGTGCCCATACAACGACGTAGACGCGTCACCAGCCGTGTGGAAGGCGCTGGGGCTCAAGGAGGCGATTGGAGTGTTCAAGATCACATGGTCTGATGTGTGA
- the LOC123115097 gene encoding putative ripening-related protein 4, translating into MANLKKLLAMFALLMFLSHLRVHGVSVSVGSSANVTTESSHSRGRCHISGFLHGKSGDCNRDHGSVCSKDGHRYPQFRCSPPVSADTPAILTLNSFARGGDGGGKSFCDNRFHKDTKLVVALSTGWLRLDGKRRCNKMIRINGNGRAVLAKVVDECDSVYGCDAEHNFEPPCPYNDVDASPAVWKALGLKEAIGVFKITWSDVTWINQYILTNAQAQIADLQATCHNSGFLHGKSGDCNRDHGSVCCKDGHRYPQFRCSPPVSADTPAILTLNSFARGGDGGGKSFCDNRFHKDTELVVALSTGWLRLDGKRRCNKMIRINGNGRAVLAKVIDECDSVYGCDAEHNFEPPCPYNDVDASPAVWKALGLKEAIGVFKITWSDV; encoded by the exons ATGGCTAACTTGAAGAAGCTACTAGCTATGTTTGCTCTCTTGATGTTCCTGTCACACCTCCGTGTCCATGGCGTCTCCGTGTCCGTGGGTAGTAGCGCGAACGTTACTACAGAGAGCAGCCACAGTCGCGGCAGGTGCCATATCAGTGGCTTCCTGCATGGTAAATCCGGCGACTGCAACAGGGATCACGGCTCGGTCTGCTCTAAAGACGGTCACCGCTACCCGCAATTCAGGTGCTCGCCCCCGGTGTCGGCCGACACGCCAGCGATCCTAACTCTGAACAGCTTCGCAcgaggtggagacggcggcggcaaATCGTTCTGCGACAACCGCTTCCACAAGGACACCAAGCTGGTGGTGGCGCTGTCCACGGGGTGGCTACGCCTGGACGGCAAGCGCAGGTGCAACAAGATGATCCGCATAAACGGGAACGGGCGTGCTGTGCTGGCCAAGGTCGTCGACGAGTGCGACTCGGTGTACGGCTGCGACGCCGAGCACAACTTCGAGCCACCGTGCCCATACAACGACGTAGACGCGTCACCAGCCGTGTGGAAGGCGCTGGGGCTCAAGGAGGCGATTGGAGTGTTCAAGATCACATGGTCTGATGT AACATGGATCAACCAATATATCCTCACAAACGCACAAGCACAAATTGCAGATTTGCAAGCAAC GTGCCATAACAGTGGCTTCCTGCATGGTAAATCCGGCGACTGCAACAGGGATCACGGCTCGGTCTGCTGTAAAGACGGTCACCGCTACCCGCAATTCAGGTGCTCGCCCCCGGTGTCGGCCGACACGCCAGCGATCCTAACTCTGAACAGCTTCGCAcgaggtggagacggcggcggcaaATCGTTCTGCGACAACCGCTTCCACAAGGACACCGAGCTGGTGGTGGCGCTGTCCACGGGGTGGCTGCGCCTGGACGGCAAGCGCAGGTGCAACAAGATGATCCGCATAAACGGGAACGGGCGTGCTGTCCTGGCCAAGGTCATCGACGAGTGCGACTCGGTGTACGGCTGCGACGCCGAGCACAACTTCGAGCCACCGTGCCCATACAACGACGTAGACGCGTCACCAGCCGTGTGGAAGGCGCTGGGGCTCAAGGAGGCGATTGGAGTGTTCAAGATCACATGGTCTGATGTGTGA
- the LOC123117150 gene encoding putative ripening-related protein 4: protein MANLKKLLAMFALLMFLSHLRVHGVSVSVGSSANVTTESSHSRGRCHISGFLHGKSGDCKRDHGSVCCKDGHRYPRFRCSPPVSADTPAILTLNSFARGGDGGGKSFCDNRFHKDTELVVALSTGWLRLDGKRRCNKMIRINGNGRAVLAKVVDECDSVYGCDAEHNFEPPCPYNDVDASPAVWKALGLKEAIGVFKITWSDV, encoded by the coding sequence ATGGCTAACCTGAAGAAGCTACTAGCTATGTTTGCTCTCTTGATGTTCTTGTCACACCTCCGTGTCCATGGCGTCTCCGTGTCCGTGGGTAGTAGCGCGAATGTTACTACAGAGAGCAGCCACAGTCGCGGCAGGTGCCACATCAGTGGCTTCCTGCATGGTAAATCCGGCGACTGCAAAAGGGATCACGGCTCGGTCTGCTGTAAAGACGGTCACCGCTACCCGCGATTCAGGTGCTCGCCCCCGGTGTCGGCCGACACGCCAGCGATCCTAACTCTGAACAGCTTCGCAcgaggtggagacggcggcggcaaATCGTTCTGCGACAACCGCTTCCACAAGGACACCGAGCTGGTGGTGGCGCTGTCCACGGGGTGGCTGCGCCTGGACGGCAAGCGCAGGTGCAACAAGATGATCCGCATAAACGGGAACGGGCGTGCTGTCCTGGCCAAGGTCGTCGACGAGTGCGACTCGGTGTACGGCTGCGACGCCGAGCACAACTTCGAGCCACCGTGCCCATACAACGACGTAGACGCGTCACCAGCCGTGTGGAAGGCGCTGGGGCTCAAGGAGGCGATTGGAGTGTTCAAGATCACATGGTCTGATGTGTGA